From Corynebacterium frankenforstense DSM 45800, the proteins below share one genomic window:
- a CDS encoding cytochrome b, with protein MSNKLAEIGNNIDSRYTAAAGMRRQINKVFPTHWSFLLGEIALYSFIVLLLTGVYLTLFFDPSITKVIYDGAYLPLNGVEMSRAYETALNISFEVRGGLFIRQMHHWAALLFMFSMVAHMLRIFFTGAFRRPREANWIIGCTLLILGMAEGFMGYSLPDDLLSGVGLRIMSAIVVGLPIIGTWLHWLIFGGDFPSELMLDRFYIAHVLLIPAILLGLIAAHLALVWYQKHTQFPGAGRTENNVVGIRIMPVFAVKSVGFGLLTFGALALMAGLTTINAIWNLGPYNPSQVSAGSQPDIYMLWTDGAARVMPAWELYLFGYTIPGVFWVALLAGAMVVLLIAYPFIEKKTTGDDAHHNLLQRPRDVPVRSGLGAMALTFFILLTLSGGNDLIAFHFQISLNAMTWFGRIGLLVLPPIAYFVTYRICIGLQRSDREVLEHGIETGTILQMPNGAFIEVHQPLGPVDENGHPVPLPYAGAKVPKQLNRLGFADSETTGIFSADPEDIQRRKREIRKENEREEHQMLERLNEANREADRSRGEDVDH; from the coding sequence ATGAGCAACAAGCTCGCCGAAATCGGCAACAACATCGACTCGCGGTACACAGCCGCGGCCGGCATGCGCCGGCAGATCAACAAGGTCTTTCCGACGCACTGGTCCTTCCTGCTCGGTGAGATCGCCCTCTACAGCTTCATCGTCCTGCTGCTGACGGGTGTCTACCTGACGCTCTTCTTCGACCCGTCGATCACCAAGGTGATCTACGACGGCGCCTACCTGCCGCTCAATGGCGTCGAGATGTCGCGCGCCTACGAGACCGCCCTGAACATCTCCTTCGAGGTGCGCGGTGGCCTCTTCATCCGCCAGATGCACCACTGGGCGGCCCTGCTGTTCATGTTCTCGATGGTCGCGCACATGCTGCGCATCTTCTTCACCGGTGCGTTCCGTCGCCCGCGTGAGGCCAACTGGATCATCGGCTGCACCCTGCTGATCCTCGGCATGGCCGAGGGCTTCATGGGCTACTCCCTGCCGGACGACCTGCTCTCCGGCGTCGGCCTGCGCATCATGTCCGCCATCGTCGTCGGCCTGCCGATCATCGGCACCTGGCTGCACTGGCTGATCTTCGGCGGGGACTTCCCCTCCGAGCTGATGCTGGACCGCTTCTACATCGCCCACGTGCTGCTGATCCCGGCCATCCTGCTCGGCCTCATCGCCGCGCACCTGGCCCTGGTCTGGTACCAGAAGCACACCCAGTTCCCGGGCGCCGGCCGCACCGAGAACAACGTCGTCGGCATCCGCATCATGCCGGTGTTCGCCGTCAAGTCCGTCGGCTTCGGCCTGCTGACCTTCGGCGCCCTGGCCCTGATGGCCGGCCTGACGACCATCAACGCGATCTGGAACCTGGGGCCGTACAACCCCTCGCAGGTCTCCGCTGGTTCGCAGCCTGACATCTACATGCTGTGGACGGACGGCGCGGCCCGTGTCATGCCGGCCTGGGAGCTCTACCTCTTCGGCTACACCATCCCGGGCGTGTTCTGGGTGGCGCTGCTCGCCGGCGCCATGGTCGTCCTGCTGATCGCCTACCCGTTCATCGAGAAGAAGACCACGGGCGACGACGCGCACCACAACCTGCTGCAGCGTCCCCGCGACGTCCCGGTCCGCTCGGGCCTGGGCGCCATGGCCCTGACCTTCTTCATCCTGCTGACTCTCTCGGGCGGCAACGACCTGATCGCGTTCCACTTCCAGATCTCGCTGAACGCGATGACCTGGTTCGGCCGCATCGGCCTGCTGGTCCTGCCCCCGATCGCCTACTTCGTCACCTACCGGATCTGCATCGGTCTGCAGCGTTCCGACCGCGAGGTCCTGGAGCACGGCATCGAGACCGGCACGATCCTGCAGATGCCGAACGGTGCCTTCATCGAGGTCCACCAGCCGCTGGGCCCGGTCGACGAGAACGGCCACCCGGTCCCGCTGCCGTACGCCGGCGCCAAGGTGCCGAAGCAGCTCAACCGCCTCGGCTTCGCCGACAGCGAGACCACCGGCATCTTCTCCGCGGACCCGGAGGACATCCAGCGCCGCAAGCGCGAGATCCGCAAGGAGAACGAGCGCGAGGAGCACCAGATGCTCGAGCGCCTCAACGAGGCCAACCGCGAGGCCGACCGGTCCCGCGGCGAGGACGTCGACCACTAA
- a CDS encoding ubiquinol-cytochrome c reductase iron-sulfur subunit, whose protein sequence is MSDKNNTYTERELEAMSNDELARLGTELDDVTVAYRKERFPVANDPAEKRAATLLNVWLTIAIVSGLAFLAVYLFWPWHYKGHGDEGLWMYTFYTPLLGLTAGLCIVSLGIYLVQFQKKFIPEEISVQRRHDGPSDEVDRRTITALLNDSWQTSTLGRRKAMQGLLGVGAVVAGLVIIAPLGGMIKNPWKRREMDYHGDGTLWTSGWTLHEKGVKLYLGRDTGAVAEEHTSDTGTHMTTQGISRLVRVRPEDLAAGGMETVFPLAEEDVNDGDKYDKKRDVYEHHMHSIHGPRNAVMLIRLRSQDAARVIEREGQEDFHYGDYYAYSKICTHIGCPTSLYEAQTNRILCPCHQSQFDALHYGKPVFGPAARALPQLPITVDEEGYLVAEDNFAEPVGPAFWERES, encoded by the coding sequence ATGAGCGACAAGAACAACACCTACACGGAGCGCGAACTCGAGGCGATGAGCAACGACGAGCTCGCCCGGCTGGGCACCGAGCTCGACGACGTGACCGTCGCCTACCGCAAGGAGCGCTTCCCGGTCGCGAACGACCCCGCCGAGAAGCGGGCCGCGACCCTGCTGAACGTCTGGCTGACGATCGCGATCGTCTCCGGCCTCGCCTTCCTGGCCGTCTACCTCTTCTGGCCCTGGCACTACAAGGGCCACGGGGACGAGGGCCTGTGGATGTACACCTTCTACACGCCGCTGCTCGGCCTGACCGCCGGTCTGTGCATCGTGTCGCTGGGCATCTACCTCGTCCAGTTCCAGAAGAAGTTCATCCCCGAGGAGATCTCGGTGCAGCGCCGTCACGACGGCCCCTCCGACGAGGTGGACCGCCGCACGATCACCGCGCTGCTGAACGACTCCTGGCAGACCTCCACCCTGGGCCGCCGCAAGGCGATGCAGGGCCTGCTCGGCGTCGGCGCCGTGGTCGCCGGTCTGGTGATCATCGCCCCGCTGGGCGGCATGATCAAGAACCCGTGGAAGCGCCGCGAGATGGACTACCACGGCGACGGCACCCTGTGGACCTCCGGCTGGACGCTGCACGAGAAGGGCGTCAAGCTCTACCTCGGCCGCGACACCGGTGCGGTCGCCGAGGAGCACACCTCGGACACCGGCACGCACATGACCACCCAGGGCATCTCCCGTCTGGTCCGCGTCCGCCCCGAGGACCTCGCCGCCGGCGGCATGGAGACCGTCTTCCCGCTCGCCGAGGAGGACGTCAACGACGGTGACAAGTACGACAAGAAGCGTGACGTCTACGAGCACCACATGCACTCCATCCACGGCCCGCGCAACGCGGTCATGCTGATCCGTCTGCGTTCCCAGGACGCGGCTCGGGTCATCGAGCGTGAGGGCCAGGAGGACTTCCACTACGGCGACTACTACGCCTACTCGAAGATCTGCACCCACATCGGCTGCCCGACCTCGCTGTACGAGGCGCAGACCAACCGCATTCTCTGCCCGTGCCACCAGTCGCAGTTCGACGCGCTGCACTACGGTAAGCCGGTCTTCGGTCCGGCCGCCCGTGCGCTGCCGCAGCTGCCGATCACCGTGGACGAGGAAGGTTACCTCGTCGCGGAAGACAACTTCGCCGAACCTGTCGGCCCGGCCTTCTGGGAGCGTGAGTCCTAA